In Malus sylvestris chromosome 16, drMalSylv7.2, whole genome shotgun sequence, the following are encoded in one genomic region:
- the LOC126607206 gene encoding uncharacterized protein LOC126607206 isoform X1, with amino-acid sequence MQCQIHGIKQSLYGFWYFAFVIVQFEREMRGYDRDDYGQSGDEYEDYEDDEDGEEYEEEEEDPKPTKEALAYLELRQRLKEQLRKKKSGSSLANPSNKKKKLPYDNFGSFFGPSQPVIAERVIQESKSLLETKHLTSSATNSVHHNKKSSGSTSAGSKSVSNDQKPKVINEVKSKVQKIKDTRDYSFLLSDDAEPPASTKDRPPQNVSVPNSEVRSSQMATNNGRLIPSSNNGRHIPSSNNARPVPSSNNGRHVPSANNGRHVLSANNGRHVPSANNGRHVPSANNGRVVPGRRDERKLVSMNGQMHSKVGPNKLSSASRRPDSTSMDSRRQLGSIGGNVPGRPLETKRLPSKMPASTTERKASTPGLKNPMSGVPRPPLSKLQSSIPRQQLQQKKEVQESNKPKVLLKQSSGLSRPQHINKPQMQRQISSRPVSQEHAPKKKPMRRHPDDDEPGLDFRSEIRKMFRQPERYASDDDDSDMEANFEDIMKEERRSALIARREDEEQARLIEEEERRERMAKQNRKRKLGH; translated from the exons ATGCAATGCCAAATCCATGGAATCAAACAGAGCCTATATGGGTTTTG GTACTTTGCATTTGTAATTGTTCAATTCGAGAGGGAAATGCGGGGATATGATAGAGAT GATTATGGTCAGTCAGGCGACGAATATGAGGATTATGAGGACGATGAGGATGGTGAAGAGtatgaagaggaagaggaagatccaAAGCCTACCAAGGAAGCATTGGCATACCTTGAGTTGAGACAACGCTTGAAAGAACAATTACGAAAGAAGAAAAGTGGTTCTTCTTTGGCCAACCCCAGTAATAAAAAGAAGAAGCTCCCCTATGACAA TTTTGGATCTTTCTTTGGCCCATCTCAACCAGTTATTGCTGAGAGAGTGATTCAAGAAAGCAAATCGTTGTTAGAAACCAAGCACCTAACATCCAGTGCTACCAACTCTGTCCATCAT AACAAGAAGAGCTCTGGATCAACCTCTGCTGGATCGAAATCTGTATCAAATGATCAGAAACCCAAAGTCATTAATGAG GTTAAGAGTAAAGTACAAAAGATCAAGGATACAAGAGATTACTCGTTTTTACTTTCTGACGATGCAGAGCCCCCAGCCTCTACAAAGGATCGACCACCTCAAAATGTCTCTGTTCCAAATTCTG AGGTGCGGTCTAGTCAAATGGCGACAAATAATGGCAGACTTATACCTTCATCAAATAATGGCAGACATATACCTTCATCAAATAATGCCAGACCTGTACCTTCCTCAAATAATGGAAGACATGTACCTTCGGCAAATAATGGCAGACATGTACTTTCAGCAAATAATGGTAGACATGTACCTTCAGCAAATAATGGCAGACATGTACCTTCAGCAAATAATGGTAGAGTTGTACCTGGCCGTCGTGATGAAAGGAAACTGGTATCTATGAATGGACAGATGCATTCTAAAGTGGGGCCCAATAAGTTGAGTTCTGCCAGTAGACGACCCGATTCAACATCAATGGACTCGAGAAGACAGCTTGGTAGCATAGGTGGAAATGTGCCTGGCCGGCCTCTAGAGACAAAAAGATTGCCGTCTAAGATGCCTGCTTCAACCACTGAGAGGAAAGCTTCTACACCAGGCCTAAAGAATCCCATGTCTGGTGTGCCCAGACCACCTCTTTCAAAGTTGCAGTCATCTATTCCAAGGCAGCAGttgcaacaaaaaaaagaagtacAAGAATCTAATAAGCCCAAAGTGTTACTGAAACAGTCATCAGGATTGTCAAGACCTCAG CACATAAACAAGCCACAAATGCAAAGGCAAATCTCGTCACGTCCTGTGTCTCAAGAGCATGCTCCCAAAAAGAAGCCTATGAGACGGCACCCAGATGATGATGAACCGGGTCTGGATTTTAGAAGTGAGATCAGAAAAATGTTTCG TCAACCAGAAAGATACGCTAGTGACGACGACGATAGTGATATGGAGGCGAACTTTGAAGATATTATGAAGGAGGAGAGACGAAG
- the LOC126607206 gene encoding uncharacterized protein LOC126607206 isoform X2, producing MRGYDRDDYGQSGDEYEDYEDDEDGEEYEEEEEDPKPTKEALAYLELRQRLKEQLRKKKSGSSLANPSNKKKKLPYDNFGSFFGPSQPVIAERVIQESKSLLETKHLTSSATNSVHHNKKSSGSTSAGSKSVSNDQKPKVINEVKSKVQKIKDTRDYSFLLSDDAEPPASTKDRPPQNVSVPNSEVRSSQMATNNGRLIPSSNNGRHIPSSNNARPVPSSNNGRHVPSANNGRHVLSANNGRHVPSANNGRHVPSANNGRVVPGRRDERKLVSMNGQMHSKVGPNKLSSASRRPDSTSMDSRRQLGSIGGNVPGRPLETKRLPSKMPASTTERKASTPGLKNPMSGVPRPPLSKLQSSIPRQQLQQKKEVQESNKPKVLLKQSSGLSRPQHINKPQMQRQISSRPVSQEHAPKKKPMRRHPDDDEPGLDFRSEIRKMFRQPERYASDDDDSDMEANFEDIMKEERRSALIARREDEEQARLIEEEERRERMAKQNRKRKLGH from the exons ATGCGGGGATATGATAGAGAT GATTATGGTCAGTCAGGCGACGAATATGAGGATTATGAGGACGATGAGGATGGTGAAGAGtatgaagaggaagaggaagatccaAAGCCTACCAAGGAAGCATTGGCATACCTTGAGTTGAGACAACGCTTGAAAGAACAATTACGAAAGAAGAAAAGTGGTTCTTCTTTGGCCAACCCCAGTAATAAAAAGAAGAAGCTCCCCTATGACAA TTTTGGATCTTTCTTTGGCCCATCTCAACCAGTTATTGCTGAGAGAGTGATTCAAGAAAGCAAATCGTTGTTAGAAACCAAGCACCTAACATCCAGTGCTACCAACTCTGTCCATCAT AACAAGAAGAGCTCTGGATCAACCTCTGCTGGATCGAAATCTGTATCAAATGATCAGAAACCCAAAGTCATTAATGAG GTTAAGAGTAAAGTACAAAAGATCAAGGATACAAGAGATTACTCGTTTTTACTTTCTGACGATGCAGAGCCCCCAGCCTCTACAAAGGATCGACCACCTCAAAATGTCTCTGTTCCAAATTCTG AGGTGCGGTCTAGTCAAATGGCGACAAATAATGGCAGACTTATACCTTCATCAAATAATGGCAGACATATACCTTCATCAAATAATGCCAGACCTGTACCTTCCTCAAATAATGGAAGACATGTACCTTCGGCAAATAATGGCAGACATGTACTTTCAGCAAATAATGGTAGACATGTACCTTCAGCAAATAATGGCAGACATGTACCTTCAGCAAATAATGGTAGAGTTGTACCTGGCCGTCGTGATGAAAGGAAACTGGTATCTATGAATGGACAGATGCATTCTAAAGTGGGGCCCAATAAGTTGAGTTCTGCCAGTAGACGACCCGATTCAACATCAATGGACTCGAGAAGACAGCTTGGTAGCATAGGTGGAAATGTGCCTGGCCGGCCTCTAGAGACAAAAAGATTGCCGTCTAAGATGCCTGCTTCAACCACTGAGAGGAAAGCTTCTACACCAGGCCTAAAGAATCCCATGTCTGGTGTGCCCAGACCACCTCTTTCAAAGTTGCAGTCATCTATTCCAAGGCAGCAGttgcaacaaaaaaaagaagtacAAGAATCTAATAAGCCCAAAGTGTTACTGAAACAGTCATCAGGATTGTCAAGACCTCAG CACATAAACAAGCCACAAATGCAAAGGCAAATCTCGTCACGTCCTGTGTCTCAAGAGCATGCTCCCAAAAAGAAGCCTATGAGACGGCACCCAGATGATGATGAACCGGGTCTGGATTTTAGAAGTGAGATCAGAAAAATGTTTCG TCAACCAGAAAGATACGCTAGTGACGACGACGATAGTGATATGGAGGCGAACTTTGAAGATATTATGAAGGAGGAGAGACGAAG